One Phycisphaerae bacterium RAS2 DNA window includes the following coding sequences:
- a CDS encoding Sodium Bile acid symporter family protein: protein MTESDASPRRLNVFERYLTLWVGLCMVVGVAIGKWMPGAIDALRRLEFGAGSQINVPIAVLIWLMIYPMMLKVDFASIVNVGKRPRGLLITCFVNWLVKPFSMALVGYVFFKHLFSPWIGAELADQYIAGVIILAAAPCTAMVFVWSYLTRGDAAYTLVQVSVNDLLMLVLFAPIVTLLVSGASSLTVPFTVLLYAVVCFIVVPLAAGAITRTALIRSRGADWFERAFLPRFHPVAVLALLATLVLIFAFQADNITNRSLHVALIAVPILIQVYFNSSLVYGLMKLFRVPHRVAAPGALIGASNFFELAVATAIALYGPESGAALATVVGVLVEVPVMLSVCAICNRTRHWFEAIAPEDCPVPAPGCCANWKAFAHARAGQDAVGCGQAPPVSSAFRKGAAC, encoded by the coding sequence ATGACGGAATCGGATGCCTCGCCACGGCGGCTGAATGTCTTCGAGCGCTATCTCACGCTTTGGGTCGGTCTGTGCATGGTTGTCGGTGTCGCGATCGGGAAATGGATGCCCGGCGCGATCGACGCGCTGCGGCGGCTGGAGTTTGGCGCCGGGAGTCAGATCAACGTCCCGATCGCCGTGCTGATCTGGCTGATGATTTATCCGATGATGTTGAAGGTCGACTTCGCGTCGATCGTCAACGTCGGAAAGCGTCCGCGCGGCCTGCTCATCACCTGCTTCGTCAACTGGCTGGTCAAGCCGTTCAGCATGGCGCTGGTCGGGTATGTGTTCTTCAAGCACCTGTTTTCTCCATGGATCGGCGCGGAGCTGGCAGACCAGTACATCGCGGGGGTCATCATCCTTGCGGCCGCGCCGTGCACGGCAATGGTCTTCGTATGGAGTTACCTGACGCGCGGCGACGCGGCGTACACGCTGGTGCAGGTCTCGGTGAACGACCTGCTGATGCTGGTGCTGTTCGCGCCGATCGTGACGCTGCTGGTCAGCGGGGCCTCGTCATTGACCGTACCGTTCACAGTTCTGCTGTACGCGGTCGTTTGTTTCATCGTGGTCCCACTGGCGGCCGGGGCGATTACGCGGACGGCGCTGATTCGTTCGCGCGGGGCCGACTGGTTTGAGCGGGCGTTTCTGCCGCGGTTTCACCCGGTGGCTGTGCTGGCGCTGTTGGCGACGTTGGTTCTCATTTTCGCGTTTCAGGCCGACAACATCACAAATCGCTCGCTGCACGTCGCGCTGATCGCCGTGCCGATTTTGATTCAGGTCTATTTCAATTCCTCGCTGGTTTACGGGTTGATGAAGCTCTTCCGCGTTCCGCATCGCGTGGCTGCCCCGGGCGCGCTGATCGGGGCGAGCAATTTCTTTGAGCTGGCCGTTGCAACCGCCATCGCGCTGTACGGCCCCGAGTCGGGCGCGGCATTGGCGACGGTGGTCGGCGTGCTGGTCGAGGTGCCGGTGATGTTAAGCGTTTGCGCGATCTGCAATCGCACGCGCCATTGGTTCGAGGCGATCGCGCCGGAAGACTGCCCCGTCCCCGCGCCGGGTTGCTGTGCGAACTGGAAAGCGTTTGCCCATGCCCGAGCAGGTCAGGACGCGGTTGGTTGCGGACAAGCTCCGCCCGTATCATCCGCTTTCAGAAAGGGCGCGGCATGTTGA
- the bigR gene encoding Biofilm growth-associated repressor has protein sequence MMTQMSKRKRKPAARRRACCPTIDTLIEPRFFKAFGDANRVAILCRLAQCRRPCTVGELAACCPVDVSVVSRHLALLREAGVLVAQRRGKQVYYSVNCEIVVNTLRGLAAAIEQCCPPATCQPRENLP, from the coding sequence ATGATGACGCAAATGAGCAAAAGAAAGCGCAAACCCGCCGCCCGCCGCCGAGCCTGCTGCCCGACGATTGATACGCTGATCGAGCCGCGGTTCTTCAAGGCCTTTGGCGACGCCAACCGCGTGGCCATCCTCTGTCGCCTGGCGCAATGTCGCCGGCCCTGCACGGTCGGCGAGCTGGCCGCCTGCTGCCCGGTCGACGTATCGGTCGTGTCGCGTCATCTGGCGTTGTTGCGCGAAGCGGGCGTATTGGTCGCGCAGCGTCGGGGGAAGCAGGTCTATTACTCGGTGAACTGCGAAATCGTGGTGAACACGTTGCGCGGGCTGGCGGCAGCCATTGAACAGTGCTGCCCGCCCGCGACGTGCCAACCCAGGGAGAACCTTCCATGA
- the ubiE_5 gene encoding Ubiquinone/menaquinone biosynthesis C-methyltransferase UbiE, with translation MSSNQAVREMVSRQYEKAVTQPGGGCCGTSTCCGGSSKGVLAKSAGYQDEILAGLPADAVANSFGCGNPLAFAEVRPGEVVLDLGSGAGIDLLIAAQKVGPSGRVIGVDMTDAMIERARANIAAAGLTNIEVRKGIIEQMPVADGSVDWVISNCVINLSPEKERVFAEIARVLRPGGRLRVSDVVASDLPDEVRHNADLHASCIAGAISEASYVAGLRAAGLVDVEVRQRVFYEPSQLAALAMTDGVAAAETAKLAAAAAGNVWSAVFFARMPMQE, from the coding sequence ATGAGCAGCAACCAGGCAGTCCGTGAAATGGTGTCGCGACAGTATGAGAAGGCCGTCACCCAGCCCGGCGGCGGGTGTTGCGGGACGTCGACCTGTTGCGGCGGCTCGTCGAAGGGTGTGCTCGCAAAGAGCGCCGGCTACCAGGACGAAATCCTTGCGGGGCTGCCGGCCGATGCGGTGGCCAATTCCTTCGGCTGCGGCAATCCGCTTGCGTTTGCCGAAGTGAGACCGGGCGAGGTTGTGCTCGATCTGGGCAGCGGCGCGGGCATCGACCTGCTGATCGCAGCGCAGAAGGTGGGGCCGAGTGGGCGCGTCATCGGCGTGGACATGACCGACGCGATGATCGAGCGGGCACGGGCCAACATCGCTGCGGCGGGCCTGACGAACATCGAAGTCCGCAAGGGCATCATCGAGCAGATGCCGGTGGCGGATGGCTCGGTCGACTGGGTGATCTCCAATTGCGTCATTAATCTGTCACCTGAAAAGGAGCGGGTCTTCGCCGAGATCGCCCGCGTCCTGCGGCCCGGCGGGCGTCTGCGCGTGTCGGATGTCGTGGCGTCCGACCTGCCGGACGAAGTTCGCCATAACGCGGATCTTCACGCGAGTTGTATTGCCGGAGCCATCAGCGAGGCCTCATACGTTGCCGGCCTGCGTGCCGCCGGGCTGGTCGACGTGGAAGTCCGGCAGCGTGTGTTCTACGAACCCTCGCAACTTGCGGCGCTGGCGATGACCGATGGCGTAGCCGCCGCCGAGACCGCGAAACTGGCTGCGGCAGCCGCCGGGAACGTGTGGAGCGCGGTGTTCTTCGCGCGAATGCCCATGCAGGAGTGA